A genome region from Anastrepha obliqua isolate idAnaObli1 chromosome 4, idAnaObli1_1.0, whole genome shotgun sequence includes the following:
- the LOC129244082 gene encoding jerky protein homolog-like, translating to MISDNVTVKYLPPNCTSLIQPMDQGAIRSFKCQYRKFIVQKLVDSNSRHEFVKSLNIKSAIWTAATSWDSVTPRVLNKVWNNLLSQDDENDSTFSIEIQSDVLIPPGFTADAISKWMECDIDVAPFAIVSDDEIVNMVNQTEEYELESNSEESDGGNTVETPTLAQAIEASSVLLKFLENYTGTGISQPDKIQVYRIQSHLLKDQMNSKRQTTLNEYFKLI from the coding sequence ATGATATCTGATAATGTTACAGTAAAATATCTACCACCGAATTGTACATCTTTGATTCAGCCTATGGATCAAGGAGCCATTCGGAGTTTCAAATGCCAGTACCGTAAATTTATCGTGCAAAAACTTGTGGATTCTAATAGTCGACACGAATTTGTTAAATCTTTGAACATTAAGTCAGCTATATGGACAGCAGCGACTTCGTGGGATTCTGTAACCCCACgtgttttaaataaagtttggaATAACTTACTATCTCAAGATGATGAAAATGATTCAACTTTTAGTATTGAGATACAATCAGATGTATTAATACCACCTGGTTTTACAGCTGATGCTATCTCAAAGTGGATGGAGTGCGATATTGATGTCGCACCGTTTGCTATTGTATCTGATGATGAAATCGTTAACATGGTCAATCAAACAGAAGAATATGAGCTTGAGTCAAATTCAGAGGAATCAGATGGAGGTAATACGGTAGAAACCCCCACATTAGCTCAAGCAATAGAGGCTAGTAGTGTTTTGTTAAAGTTCTTAGAAAACTATACTGGTACAGGTATTTCACAACCAGACAAAATACAAGTGTATCGCATACAAAGTCATTTACTTAAGGATCAAATGAATTCTAAAAGACAAACTACTTTaaacgaatattttaaattaatataa